A single Gasterosteus aculeatus chromosome 2, fGasAcu3.hap1.1, whole genome shotgun sequence DNA region contains:
- the plp2b gene encoding proteolipid protein 2b, giving the protein MADTTAPSAGASCLERLKNYVKTPKGFILSAEILISFIIIICYGASHTGGYSSVAICEMIFAMVFFGIFMMGMDKQFLLVNWLWSDLFRAGIGAVLYLIVSLINVIGGAGDGARIAGGVFGLIAGLLFAYDTYTIYMEVKSTRQHTAASTGDGV; this is encoded by the exons ATGGCGGATACAACAGCGCCCAGCGCCGGTGCCAGCTGCTTGGAGAGGCTGAAGAATTACGTGAAGACCCCGAAGGGGTTCATCCTCTCAGCGGAGATA CTGATcagtttcatcatcatcatctgctaCGGAGCGTCCCACACTGGAGGCTACTCCTCCGTGGCCATCTGCGAGATGATCTTCGCCATGGTCTTCTTCGGCATCTTCATGATGGGGATGGACAAGCAATTCCTATTGGTCAACTGGCTGTGGAGT GATCTTTTCCGTGCCGGCATCGGTGCAGTCCTTTATTTGATTGTCTCTCTGATCAACGTGATCGGGGGGGCCGGGGACGGCGCTCGTATCGCTGGCGGG GTATTTGGTTTGATCGCTGGTCTGCTGTTCGCCTATGACACCTACACCATCTACATGGAAGTCAAGAGTACCAGGCAGCACACGGCAGCTTCCACCG GTGACGGAGTTTAA